One window of the Rhodococcus sovatensis genome contains the following:
- a CDS encoding diiron oxygenase, giving the protein MSRVKVGRPNFSTEDEVTVGARTVGPRDRTARRLLKSTANKFYDAEVDIDWDAPLADGKKWMPEHRVSLYGTKLWGRLTEEQKVELGRHEIVSILSFGIYAEGFLSTNLLRVFGRGSMSDHSMYSIAEIGEESRHSIMFGKLIEKAGIEPYLLPKGSLLFVKLGQFLPIGPATFGATLLIEEVLDRAQREAQNDVEIQPHLRQMMRIHVIEESRHITYAREEMVRRMRSTNRVNRALHRLILAVIANFTYPVLVNPKVYRSVGINPIRGIVTAMSSGSYKTNMQFASEPMIRFFADAGMCDGFVTKRLWRMTRAMPDDLV; this is encoded by the coding sequence ATGAGTCGAGTGAAGGTCGGGCGGCCGAATTTTTCGACCGAGGACGAGGTGACGGTGGGGGCCCGTACGGTCGGTCCGCGTGACCGAACTGCGCGACGGTTGTTGAAGTCGACCGCGAACAAGTTCTACGACGCCGAAGTCGATATCGATTGGGATGCTCCACTTGCGGACGGCAAGAAGTGGATGCCGGAACACAGGGTCTCGCTCTATGGCACGAAATTGTGGGGAAGGCTCACCGAGGAGCAGAAGGTCGAGCTCGGCAGACACGAGATCGTCAGCATTCTGTCGTTCGGCATCTATGCGGAAGGGTTCCTCAGCACCAATCTCCTCCGCGTGTTCGGACGAGGCTCGATGTCCGATCATTCTATGTACTCCATCGCCGAAATAGGTGAGGAGTCCAGGCATTCCATCATGTTCGGCAAACTCATCGAGAAGGCAGGCATCGAGCCGTACCTGTTGCCCAAAGGATCACTGCTCTTCGTCAAACTCGGTCAGTTCTTGCCGATCGGGCCCGCAACGTTCGGTGCGACGCTGCTCATCGAGGAGGTTCTGGACCGAGCACAACGCGAGGCACAGAACGATGTTGAAATTCAGCCACACCTACGCCAGATGATGCGCATTCACGTGATCGAGGAATCCCGACACATCACGTACGCGCGCGAGGAAATGGTGCGGAGGATGCGATCGACCAATCGAGTCAATCGAGCGCTTCACCGTCTCATTCTCGCTGTGATCGCCAACTTCACCTACCCCGTTCTGGTCAATCCGAAGGTGTATCGGTCGGTGGGGATCAATCCCATCCGAGGCATCGTGACCGCGATGTCGAGCGGCTCGTACAAGACCAACATGCAATTCGCGTCCGAGCCGATGATCCGGTTCTTCGCCGACGCCGGTATGTGCGACGGATTCGTGACCAAGCGGCTGTGGCGTATGACGCGCGCGATGCCGGACGATCTCGTATGA
- a CDS encoding iron-siderophore ABC transporter substrate-binding protein, producing the protein MEVTTVVTFKPALGLLAVALTVAAGVSGCSSANVGEGDGATRSIETVRGTVDVPDSALRIVTLEPLELDTAVALGVVPVGTAVLSEAAGVPGYLGDEAVSIEMVGSVTDPRIESIAALQPDLILGTETRHGKFYDQLAGIAPTVFMKSQSDPWKDNVRFVGRVLGKEGSAEDLLGDYDARCSEVAEEHATEGRTAQLIRPRNGELTLYGPSSFAGSTLECAGFTTPPRPEWAEEISIDLSPELAGEARADLIVVTSVDPSDPAAIPETISDNAAALPNPHAVDQSYWITGVGPKGGLAVLDDIDRILSEQN; encoded by the coding sequence ATGGAGGTTACGACGGTGGTCACGTTCAAACCGGCTCTCGGGCTTCTGGCGGTTGCGCTCACGGTGGCAGCCGGGGTCAGCGGCTGTAGTTCGGCGAATGTCGGCGAGGGCGACGGTGCCACCCGATCGATCGAGACCGTCCGCGGAACCGTCGACGTCCCGGATTCGGCGCTTCGAATCGTCACTTTGGAACCGTTGGAACTCGACACCGCTGTTGCGCTCGGTGTCGTTCCCGTCGGCACTGCCGTACTCAGTGAGGCCGCCGGTGTGCCTGGCTATCTCGGCGACGAGGCTGTGAGCATCGAGATGGTCGGTTCTGTCACCGACCCGCGTATCGAGTCGATCGCAGCGTTGCAGCCGGATCTCATCCTCGGCACCGAGACTCGGCACGGCAAGTTCTACGACCAGCTGGCGGGCATTGCCCCGACGGTGTTCATGAAGTCGCAATCGGACCCGTGGAAGGACAACGTTCGTTTCGTCGGACGTGTGCTCGGCAAAGAGGGGAGCGCCGAGGATCTGCTCGGCGACTACGACGCGCGGTGCTCTGAAGTCGCCGAAGAACACGCGACCGAAGGCCGTACCGCGCAGCTGATCCGGCCGCGAAACGGTGAGCTGACCCTGTACGGACCGTCGTCGTTCGCGGGCAGCACCCTCGAATGTGCGGGATTCACGACGCCGCCGCGGCCGGAATGGGCCGAGGAGATCTCGATAGATCTGTCCCCGGAACTGGCCGGGGAGGCACGGGCGGATCTGATTGTCGTGACCTCGGTCGACCCGTCCGACCCCGCAGCGATACCCGAAACGATCAGCGACAATGCGGCAGCTCTACCGAACCCGCATGCGGTCGATCAGTCGTACTGGATCACCGGCGTCGGGCCGAAGGGTGGGCTGGCGGTGCTCGACGACATCGATCGGATTCTCTCGGAGCAGAATTGA
- a CDS encoding AarF/ABC1/UbiB kinase family protein gives MPERSREHHLPTSRLARGGALGRAVAGQAARTAGTRMSMVGRSEALRARIAENASIQAADQLVNVLGGMKGAAMKLGQMLSVLDLALVPDEHRERFQAKLAALRDQAPQVPFDSMRNVIEEDLGRTLEDAFATFDATPIAAASIGQVYRAELAGGREVAVKVQYPGVDKAIRADMKNLALFLKFWRSTVPSITASALIEELRVNFERELDYVEEARTQHLLARRFAGHPFIAVPDAIAELSTPRVLVTEYVRGQTFSHIATLSADERNRIGEIIYRFYIGSLFRHDEFCGDPHPGNVLLCEDGRVGFVDFGLYKRMLHEHVQFELECFRAAAEERGEDLLAAMIERGIVEPDAGVTADECLDYTYAAAEWNLVDDTFTVTPSLASEGMLLAVDPRGTQFRGMKSQTLPPEHLFSRRADFMTFGVLGQLNATANWHRIAREWMYGEPPVTTLGRIEHHWRSVHDVD, from the coding sequence ATGCCTGAACGATCGCGCGAACATCACCTGCCCACATCACGTTTGGCTCGCGGCGGCGCACTCGGCCGTGCCGTTGCAGGGCAGGCGGCTCGCACGGCCGGTACCCGCATGTCGATGGTCGGTCGATCCGAAGCGCTGCGTGCACGCATAGCCGAGAATGCGTCCATCCAGGCGGCCGACCAGCTCGTGAACGTACTGGGGGGCATGAAGGGCGCCGCCATGAAGCTCGGCCAGATGCTCTCCGTGCTCGACCTCGCGTTGGTCCCGGACGAGCACCGAGAGCGCTTTCAAGCGAAGCTCGCGGCGCTGCGCGATCAAGCTCCGCAGGTGCCGTTCGACTCGATGAGAAACGTCATCGAGGAGGATCTCGGGCGCACCCTCGAGGACGCGTTCGCAACATTCGATGCAACACCCATTGCGGCGGCATCGATCGGCCAGGTGTACCGGGCGGAACTGGCCGGCGGTCGAGAAGTAGCCGTGAAAGTGCAGTATCCCGGTGTGGACAAGGCCATCAGGGCCGACATGAAGAATCTAGCGCTGTTCCTGAAGTTCTGGCGGTCCACCGTCCCGTCGATCACGGCATCGGCGCTCATAGAAGAGCTTCGTGTGAACTTCGAGCGCGAGCTCGACTATGTGGAAGAGGCTCGCACGCAACACCTACTCGCCCGACGGTTCGCCGGACATCCGTTCATCGCAGTTCCCGACGCCATCGCGGAACTGTCGACTCCACGAGTACTGGTCACCGAATACGTTCGCGGCCAGACCTTCTCGCACATTGCGACTCTGTCCGCCGACGAACGCAACCGCATCGGTGAGATCATCTACCGGTTCTACATCGGTTCGCTGTTCCGGCATGACGAGTTCTGCGGCGATCCACACCCGGGGAACGTCCTACTGTGCGAGGACGGACGCGTCGGTTTCGTCGACTTCGGCCTCTACAAACGCATGCTGCACGAGCACGTGCAGTTCGAACTCGAGTGTTTTCGCGCGGCGGCGGAAGAGCGCGGCGAGGATTTGCTCGCGGCGATGATCGAGCGCGGCATAGTCGAACCCGATGCCGGGGTGACCGCCGACGAGTGTCTGGACTACACGTATGCGGCAGCAGAATGGAATCTTGTCGACGACACCTTCACCGTCACTCCGTCTCTCGCGTCCGAAGGCATGTTGCTGGCAGTGGACCCGCGCGGCACACAGTTCCGCGGCATGAAGAGCCAGACTCTGCCGCCGGAGCACCTGTTCTCTCGCCGAGCAGATTTCATGACCTTCGGAGTCCTCGGGCAGCTGAACGCCACCGCGAACTGGCATCGGATCGCGCGCGAATGGATGTACGGAGAACCGCCCGTCACGACGCTCGGTCGCATAGAACATCACTGGCGAAGCGTCCATGACGTCGATTAG
- a CDS encoding TetR/AcrR family transcriptional regulator: MVEVTERVNPDESPPKPDARSERWREHRQAVRQSFVDAALTAIDSHGPDVSMGDIASTAGAAKPKLYRHFADKSDLYAAIVEHVREMLWNRILLATNLFEDSVSTLIERGTSEYAVIVSEQPNLFRFLVHSHFAGRAGNRRTDESSAGPDPALDSARAAARKLAEVFADATGADPENSSAIELVSYSAFGAVASATDWWLGDSDARPPVMTIETFASYVAALMVGIVESSCVIAGVTIDADQPLHTAFSTEGDELL; this comes from the coding sequence GTGGTCGAGGTCACCGAACGTGTCAACCCTGACGAGAGTCCGCCAAAGCCGGACGCTCGCAGTGAGCGGTGGCGCGAGCACCGCCAAGCGGTGCGGCAGAGCTTCGTCGACGCCGCGTTGACGGCTATCGACAGCCACGGTCCCGACGTCAGCATGGGCGATATCGCCAGCACCGCCGGTGCGGCGAAGCCGAAACTCTACCGCCATTTCGCCGACAAGTCCGATCTGTACGCGGCCATAGTCGAACACGTCCGAGAGATGCTGTGGAACCGAATCCTGCTTGCTACCAACTTGTTCGAGGATTCCGTGAGCACTCTGATCGAGCGTGGAACTTCCGAGTACGCAGTCATCGTGTCCGAACAACCGAACCTGTTCCGCTTTCTCGTTCACAGTCACTTCGCCGGACGCGCCGGCAACCGGCGCACCGATGAATCGAGCGCAGGCCCCGATCCCGCACTGGACTCGGCGCGCGCTGCGGCCAGGAAGCTCGCCGAGGTGTTCGCTGACGCTACCGGTGCGGATCCAGAGAACAGTTCCGCAATCGAACTGGTCTCCTACTCCGCGTTCGGCGCGGTGGCGTCGGCGACGGATTGGTGGCTGGGAGACTCCGATGCACGACCGCCCGTCATGACAATAGAGACCTTTGCTTCGTACGTCGCCGCACTCATGGTGGGAATAGTCGAGTCCTCCTGTGTCATAGCGGGAGTCACTATCGATGCCGACCAGCCCCTGCACACCGCGTTTTCGACCGAAGGAGACGAACTTCTGTGA
- a CDS encoding SDR family NAD(P)-dependent oxidoreductase codes for MRNFADKVAVVTGAGSGIGRALALNLARRGTALAVSDVDGQALNDTLVQCKDFGARTMSYELDVSDRAAVYAHADAVVSDFGRVNLVVNNAGVALGADVLDMTWDDFEWVMNVDFWGVANGSKAFLPALIESGEGHLVNISSVFGLMGVPGQSAYNSAKFAVRGFTEALRQEMKIARHPVGVSCVHPGGIKTNIVANARGMDALGDHDEVARRFEQIALTTPTRAAKVILGGVERNRARILIGPDARGFDLIPRVVGPRYQDLLAPLHRLGIEAGRRSGVIKH; via the coding sequence ATGAGAAATTTCGCAGACAAAGTGGCAGTCGTGACGGGCGCCGGCTCGGGAATCGGTCGTGCTCTTGCCCTGAACCTCGCGCGTCGTGGCACCGCATTGGCCGTCTCCGACGTCGACGGGCAGGCATTGAACGACACTCTCGTGCAGTGCAAGGACTTCGGCGCCCGGACGATGTCGTACGAGTTGGACGTCTCTGACAGGGCGGCCGTCTACGCGCACGCCGACGCAGTCGTCAGCGATTTCGGGCGGGTCAATCTGGTCGTCAACAATGCGGGTGTCGCACTCGGTGCCGATGTCCTCGACATGACGTGGGACGACTTCGAGTGGGTCATGAACGTCGACTTCTGGGGTGTAGCCAACGGATCGAAAGCGTTTCTGCCCGCACTGATCGAGTCGGGTGAAGGACACCTCGTCAACATCTCCAGTGTGTTCGGGCTGATGGGCGTTCCGGGCCAGAGCGCCTACAACTCGGCCAAATTCGCTGTCCGCGGTTTCACCGAGGCGCTGCGGCAGGAGATGAAGATAGCGAGGCATCCGGTCGGTGTGAGTTGTGTACATCCCGGCGGAATCAAGACCAACATCGTCGCCAATGCACGGGGGATGGACGCACTAGGCGATCATGACGAGGTCGCTCGGCGCTTCGAGCAGATCGCTCTGACAACTCCGACGAGAGCGGCGAAAGTAATTCTTGGCGGTGTCGAACGGAACAGGGCTCGCATCCTCATCGGGCCCGATGCGCGTGGCTTCGATCTGATCCCCCGCGTTGTCGGTCCGCGCTACCAGGACCTGCTGGCGCCGCTGCATCGGCTCGGGATCGAAGCGGGTAGGAGAAGTGGCGTCATCAAGCACTAA
- a CDS encoding FCD domain-containing protein: MEDSTVQHNRRSIEDEVNSWRQLLDSSFESTDVVLMDERFHTTLLAASGNSALTDALRAVNAKVRPVRMLGPMSPEDFREQIGEHIGIGELLLDGKLGDALSALEAHIDSSRDRVIARAEQAASLAGAVRT; this comes from the coding sequence ATGGAGGATTCCACCGTTCAGCACAATCGGCGGTCCATCGAGGACGAAGTGAACAGTTGGCGGCAACTGCTCGACTCCTCTTTCGAATCCACCGATGTGGTCTTGATGGACGAGCGCTTTCACACGACGTTGCTCGCCGCATCGGGAAATTCTGCGCTCACCGACGCTCTCCGTGCCGTCAATGCAAAGGTCCGTCCGGTCCGCATGCTCGGGCCGATGTCCCCGGAGGACTTTCGCGAACAGATCGGTGAGCACATCGGCATCGGCGAACTCCTGCTCGACGGCAAACTAGGCGACGCACTGTCCGCACTCGAGGCACACATCGATTCCTCGCGAGACCGTGTCATCGCGCGAGCCGAGCAGGCAGCGTCGTTGGCTGGTGCGGTGCGAACCTGA
- a CDS encoding MmcQ/YjbR family DNA-binding protein: MSHGYRELCADKPDSELSYPFGNETAVYKVNGKMFAAIGTDEAGVDRITLKCEPERAEVLVGEHAHIVPGYHMNKRHWVTVYLNDTIPRPLLEDLIDDSYLLVRGKRKKVASTA; the protein is encoded by the coding sequence GTGTCTCACGGGTACCGCGAGTTGTGTGCCGACAAGCCTGATTCCGAACTCTCGTACCCGTTCGGCAACGAGACAGCGGTCTACAAGGTGAACGGAAAGATGTTCGCCGCCATCGGAACAGACGAAGCCGGCGTCGATCGGATTACGTTGAAGTGCGAACCCGAACGCGCTGAGGTGCTGGTCGGGGAGCATGCACACATCGTGCCCGGCTACCACATGAACAAGCGACACTGGGTGACCGTCTACCTGAACGACACAATTCCGCGACCACTCCTCGAGGATCTTATCGACGATTCCTATCTCCTGGTGCGCGGCAAACGTAAAAAGGTAGCGTCGACGGCGTGA
- a CDS encoding M48 family metallopeptidase, which yields MTTAPDRTRIEFPDISSRTWEHPSDRAALVTLRTLKGFDTVLRTLSGLLRERQHRLMYLATAVRVDERQFKDLDDLRSDCVRILGADETPEMFVMQSPMVNAFTIGMDRPFIVVTTGLLDIMTYEEQRFVVGHELGHALSGHAVYRTVLMHLMRLAGTIGWIPVGGWALRAIIAGLMEWQRKSELSGDRAGLLCGQDVHTAICVQLKLAGGARISEIDVDAFLAQAAEYESSGDLRDGVLKLLNIELMAHPFSVLRAAALKKWVDSGEYAAVLRGDYPRRSTDHEAKASDEFRNAARSYKANFDTSEDPLIKTIRDLGSGFTGAVDAVGNGIGDVASDIKDRFDHWRKS from the coding sequence TTGACAACCGCGCCGGACCGCACCCGTATCGAGTTCCCCGACATCAGTTCTCGCACGTGGGAGCACCCGTCGGACCGAGCAGCACTGGTCACCCTTCGCACTCTCAAGGGTTTCGACACCGTCTTGCGAACACTGTCGGGTCTGCTTCGCGAACGGCAGCACCGTCTGATGTACCTCGCGACGGCCGTGCGCGTCGACGAGCGGCAATTCAAGGATCTCGACGATCTACGCAGCGATTGCGTGCGGATTCTCGGCGCCGACGAGACCCCGGAAATGTTCGTCATGCAGTCGCCGATGGTCAACGCGTTCACGATCGGTATGGATCGCCCGTTCATCGTCGTCACGACCGGCTTGCTCGACATCATGACCTACGAGGAGCAGCGTTTCGTCGTCGGCCACGAGCTCGGCCATGCACTCTCCGGTCACGCGGTCTACCGCACCGTGCTGATGCACCTGATGCGACTGGCCGGCACCATCGGTTGGATTCCGGTGGGTGGTTGGGCGCTACGCGCAATAATCGCAGGGCTGATGGAATGGCAACGAAAGTCCGAGTTGTCGGGCGACAGAGCCGGTTTGCTGTGCGGCCAGGATGTGCACACTGCAATTTGCGTCCAGCTCAAGTTGGCGGGTGGTGCACGCATCAGCGAGATCGACGTCGACGCCTTCCTCGCGCAGGCAGCCGAGTACGAATCCAGCGGGGATCTACGCGACGGTGTGCTCAAGCTCCTCAACATCGAGTTGATGGCACACCCGTTCTCGGTCCTGCGCGCCGCGGCGTTGAAGAAGTGGGTCGACAGCGGTGAATACGCGGCGGTTCTTCGAGGCGACTACCCACGAAGGTCGACCGATCACGAGGCCAAGGCGTCCGACGAATTCCGCAACGCCGCCCGATCGTACAAGGCGAACTTCGACACCTCGGAGGATCCGCTGATCAAGACCATCCGCGATCTCGGCAGCGGATTCACCGGAGCCGTGGACGCCGTCGGTAACGGCATCGGCGACGTGGCGTCGGACATCAAGGATCGGTTCGATCACTGGCGCAAGTCCTAG
- a CDS encoding diiron oxygenase, protein MTGTARVHYDPHVDIDWESPWQVDLFAMPPESLSLYGTRCWKALSAEQRRTLALHEAVSMWSTVAYLSAILTGNQLRRAAEEGLNSPASRAALEEVAGGSRTTITFGRLIRATSLPPYRPPVGTATAVKLLSFLPLGAASHAATLLVEETFASTMAGTVADAGVEPHVRQAVKIHDLDCASRFRFARSEVIAAQNKSNRIVRAYNRLLLSILANVILRITISPAVYRSVGLSSTRGLLGSRKNRADARRRNTASVVEFLDSAAMLDGVLTARLWKFTGALPQEENS, encoded by the coding sequence ATGACGGGCACGGCGAGGGTGCACTACGACCCACACGTCGACATCGACTGGGAATCACCTTGGCAAGTGGATCTGTTCGCGATGCCACCGGAATCGCTGTCGCTGTACGGGACTCGATGCTGGAAGGCGCTTTCCGCCGAGCAGCGGCGCACGTTGGCCCTTCACGAAGCGGTCAGCATGTGGAGTACCGTCGCATACCTGTCGGCGATCCTCACCGGCAATCAACTCAGGCGAGCCGCCGAGGAAGGGTTGAACAGTCCTGCTTCCCGCGCTGCCCTCGAAGAGGTGGCAGGCGGTTCACGGACGACGATCACCTTCGGACGGCTGATCCGGGCCACGTCGCTTCCGCCGTACAGACCTCCTGTCGGGACGGCGACTGCAGTCAAACTGCTCAGCTTCCTGCCGTTGGGGGCGGCGTCGCACGCTGCGACTCTGCTGGTGGAGGAGACCTTTGCGAGCACGATGGCAGGCACAGTCGCCGACGCGGGGGTGGAACCGCACGTTCGGCAGGCAGTGAAGATCCATGACCTGGACTGTGCGAGCAGGTTCCGGTTCGCGCGATCGGAAGTGATCGCGGCGCAGAACAAGTCGAACCGAATCGTCAGGGCCTACAACCGGCTTCTCTTGTCGATTCTCGCGAATGTGATTCTGCGGATCACCATTTCGCCTGCCGTCTATCGGTCGGTGGGACTCTCGTCGACGCGTGGGTTGCTCGGGTCGAGAAAGAACCGGGCCGACGCCAGGCGTCGGAACACCGCTTCGGTCGTCGAGTTTCTGGATTCGGCAGCGATGCTCGACGGCGTGCTCACCGCACGGTTGTGGAAGTTCACCGGCGCTCTGCCGCAGGAGGAGAATTCATGA
- a CDS encoding NAD(P)/FAD-dependent oxidoreductase, with the protein MTVHRTNTLIIGTGFSGLGMAMQLLDRGRADFLVLEKAESIGGTWRDNTYPGCACDVPSHLYSYSFEPNPNWSQMWSGQPEILHYLQGLVDKYQLDRHIRFGTECTGGYWDEVESRWHITVAGGDEYVAQFLVSGVGALHVPSTPVLAGIDTFEGAAFHSARWDHEVDLAGKNVAVIGTGASAVQLVPQLVDTVASLQLYQRSPAWVLPRSNFAIPEPVRRAFRQLPLLRRLFRDSIYWLAEGMALGLNGHSNLLRPIEFAARRFIAREVRDPELRRKLTPDYRIGCKRILGSNSYYSALTRSNAEVVTDGIAEVRARSIVSSDGSERDVDVIIYATGFHVTDGFESVNVAGVGGKKLVPQWKAHGIQTHLGIAAAGYPNAFFLLGPNTGLGHNSVVFMIEQQIKYVLQAIDFIDGSVAEALTVRQKVQNEFTADIQRKLSVGVWSTGGCSSWYLDSQGVNRTVWPGFTWQYWLRTRKFEPADYEVVVPRGLGANSGATSESEDVLA; encoded by the coding sequence ATGACGGTCCACCGCACGAACACGCTGATCATCGGGACCGGATTCTCTGGGCTGGGGATGGCCATGCAGTTGCTCGATCGGGGCCGTGCGGACTTCCTCGTGCTCGAGAAGGCAGAGTCGATCGGCGGAACATGGCGCGACAACACCTATCCGGGGTGCGCGTGTGACGTTCCGTCGCATCTGTATTCGTATTCATTCGAGCCGAATCCGAACTGGTCGCAGATGTGGTCCGGTCAGCCTGAGATTCTGCACTACCTCCAGGGTCTCGTCGACAAGTACCAACTCGACCGACACATCAGGTTCGGTACGGAATGCACGGGAGGGTATTGGGACGAGGTCGAATCACGCTGGCATATCACGGTTGCCGGCGGCGACGAGTACGTCGCGCAGTTCCTGGTGTCGGGGGTCGGCGCCTTGCACGTCCCGAGCACTCCGGTGCTGGCGGGTATCGATACTTTCGAAGGAGCAGCGTTTCATTCGGCCCGCTGGGACCATGAGGTCGATCTTGCGGGCAAGAACGTGGCGGTGATCGGAACCGGTGCGAGCGCCGTGCAGTTGGTCCCGCAGCTCGTCGATACCGTTGCCTCGCTGCAGTTGTACCAGCGTTCGCCTGCGTGGGTGCTTCCGCGTTCCAACTTTGCGATCCCTGAACCCGTTCGTCGCGCATTTCGACAGCTGCCGTTGCTGCGGAGACTGTTTCGCGACTCGATCTATTGGTTGGCCGAAGGAATGGCGCTCGGATTGAACGGACATTCGAACCTGCTCCGGCCGATCGAGTTCGCCGCGCGCAGGTTCATCGCACGAGAAGTGAGGGACCCTGAACTCCGCCGCAAGTTGACTCCGGACTATCGGATCGGGTGCAAACGAATTCTGGGCTCGAACTCGTACTACTCGGCCTTGACTCGATCGAATGCCGAGGTCGTCACCGACGGCATTGCCGAGGTACGGGCCAGATCGATCGTCAGCTCGGACGGGTCCGAGCGAGATGTCGATGTGATCATCTACGCCACCGGTTTTCACGTGACGGATGGTTTCGAGAGTGTGAATGTCGCAGGTGTCGGTGGAAAGAAGTTGGTTCCGCAGTGGAAAGCACACGGAATACAGACGCACCTCGGCATAGCGGCCGCGGGCTACCCCAATGCGTTCTTTCTCCTCGGCCCCAACACCGGACTTGGTCACAACTCGGTCGTCTTCATGATCGAACAGCAGATCAAGTACGTGCTGCAAGCGATCGACTTCATCGATGGCAGTGTTGCCGAAGCGTTGACAGTCCGACAGAAGGTACAGAACGAATTCACCGCTGACATTCAGCGCAAGCTCTCTGTTGGGGTCTGGTCGACCGGTGGCTGCTCGAGTTGGTATCTGGACTCTCAGGGCGTCAATCGGACGGTGTGGCCTGGCTTCACCTGGCAGTACTGGCTGCGGACCCGAAAATTCGAACCTGCCGACTACGAAGTTGTGGTTCCACGCGGCCTCGGAGCGAACTCCGGGGCGACCTCTGAATCGGAAGACGTGCTTGCATGA
- the urtE gene encoding urea ABC transporter ATP-binding subunit UrtE, with protein sequence MLELVDVRTGYGRSEVIHGASLTVPADGVAAVMGHNGAGKTTLLRAAVGLLKVTSGKVIFDGEDVSALRPSARVARGLAYVPQGQQSFGQLTTAENLQVVADGRKRGKALIDEALDLFPALKELLTRRAGLLSGGQRQQLAIARALITEPKMLILDEPTEGIQPSVVAEIERTILDLTQRGGLGVLLVEQHIGFALESAQNYYILEAGRITSSGAGGTDSEADVRAAMAI encoded by the coding sequence ATGCTTGAACTCGTCGACGTGCGCACCGGTTACGGCCGCAGCGAAGTCATCCACGGCGCTTCCCTCACCGTGCCGGCGGACGGCGTCGCCGCCGTCATGGGGCACAACGGCGCCGGCAAGACGACGCTCCTCCGGGCTGCTGTCGGTCTACTCAAGGTCACCTCCGGCAAGGTCATCTTCGACGGTGAAGACGTCAGTGCGCTTCGTCCGAGTGCACGGGTCGCGCGGGGGCTTGCGTACGTCCCGCAGGGGCAGCAGTCGTTCGGGCAGCTCACCACGGCCGAGAATCTCCAGGTCGTCGCCGACGGTCGTAAACGTGGGAAGGCGTTGATCGACGAGGCCCTCGACCTCTTTCCGGCATTGAAGGAGCTGTTGACCCGTCGCGCCGGATTGCTGTCCGGTGGCCAGCGTCAGCAGCTCGCCATTGCCCGAGCATTGATCACCGAACCGAAAATGCTGATTCTCGACGAGCCCACCGAGGGGATTCAGCCCTCCGTCGTCGCCGAGATCGAACGCACGATCCTCGATCTCACCCAGCGCGGTGGACTCGGCGTGCTTCTGGTGGAACAGCACATCGGTTTCGCACTCGAGTCGGCCCAGAACTACTACATCCTCGAAGCCGGGCGGATCACCTCGAGCGGAGCAGGCGGCACCGATTCCGAGGCCGACGTACGCGCAGCGATGGCGATCTGA
- a CDS encoding carboxymuconolactone decarboxylase family protein, with amino-acid sequence MSTPRIPTGSFKDLGPINWVLWRILSRVAGTPNAHLFSTLGRTGGLFRGWLFFSGRLMPGGKISRMETELVINRVAHLRECGYEMDHHSRIGRRFGVTKELLAQVKEGPDALGLSERHRTILTATDELLGTKNLSDTTWSALAGEFDERQLIEFLLLVGQYDGLATTIETLRIERDF; translated from the coding sequence GTGAGCACACCTCGAATTCCGACCGGCTCGTTCAAAGACCTAGGCCCGATCAACTGGGTGCTGTGGCGAATACTGTCGAGGGTCGCAGGCACCCCGAACGCGCACTTGTTCAGCACGCTGGGCCGTACCGGCGGACTGTTCCGTGGGTGGCTCTTCTTCAGCGGACGACTGATGCCGGGCGGCAAGATCTCCCGAATGGAAACCGAGCTCGTGATCAATCGGGTGGCGCACCTTCGCGAGTGCGGATACGAGATGGATCATCACAGCCGAATCGGCCGGCGCTTCGGCGTCACGAAAGAGCTTCTTGCACAGGTGAAGGAAGGGCCGGATGCGCTGGGACTGAGCGAACGGCACCGGACGATCCTGACTGCGACCGACGAGCTCCTCGGAACCAAGAATTTGTCCGACACCACCTGGTCGGCGCTCGCAGGTGAGTTCGACGAGCGTCAGCTCATCGAGTTCCTGCTGCTGGTAGGTCAGTACGACGGTTTGGCAACCACGATCGAGACGCTCCGCATCGAACGCGACTTCTGA